From Vigna unguiculata cultivar IT97K-499-35 chromosome 5, ASM411807v1, whole genome shotgun sequence, the proteins below share one genomic window:
- the LOC114184334 gene encoding uncharacterized protein LOC114184334 produces the protein MGYVNIKELWYAIENAMYKLEDDKSAINMMHIAKHYGQVHMFVVHGISEAEVVENDLEDRQGLLCGAELESGEDSHINAKVQEVEKEVHEVEEEVQKEVEAEVENEVEEEVNEEVHEEVNMEVEEEVHEVQVEVQMGGDGLSEWSVEVNNQQESNQVEHIEKENESEEEEYSDSEEDGNYVISDRETTGDEWQSDDLLSLNESDDEGCVDESSGDEGGSCGPFGTFVMPNSMADYRWDVGTNFIDKEHFQEAIITYAVHSGRNIRWVKNDKQRVRVKCMGAQGKCEWSASAAYIPLRKTWQLRKVVDRHNCSREFKLKIMSAKWLRKKVEKSLIENPKFKIKDVREKGLRKWNTSISVTMARRAKSLASDQVEGSFKEQFRRIHDYAYEILRCNPGSTVKVKVDEMQVARDANDHMLPLAYAIVEVENKETWKWFLEILVDDLGGPEVCGGMYIYVRSTKGFVACNSGVITWCRATILVMRDIKKENKDAFKYLIAIPPRFWSRSRFTRNAVTDIVVNNMTEAFNSVLVDARSKHVISMLEDIRIYMMKRWQSKRQKLEKMEGQICPKINSKLQEESKKTRYWIPSCAGGKVFEVAHLSVVGDKYVVNLDTQDCSCRKWMITGIPCCHALAAIRFLNLNAEDYIPLCFRKSSFEEMYNSIIYPINGQNMWPTTDFPDVMPPHKRIMPGRPKKKRRLEQWELRKDDITAASPQSQIGLKAWVREEGTLRCTQLLQYEEDDWVRDIAATKLQRSNHEQEKDKEVATSQGEIKALRAIEALKDKAI, from the exons ATGGGGTATGTTAATATTAAGGAGTTATGGTATGCAATAGAGAATGCCATGTATAAGTTGGAGGATGACAAAAGTGCAATAAATATGATGCACATTGCCAAACACTATGGCCAGGTTCATATGTTTGTTGTGCATGGTATATCTGAAGCAGAAGTTGTGGAAAATGACTTAGAGGATCGACAGGGTTTGCTTTGTGGGGCTGAGTTAGAGAGTGGAGAGGACAGTCACATAAATGCGAAGGTACAGGAGGTTGAGAAGGAGGTACATGAGGTTGAGGAGGAGGTCCAAAAGGAGGTTGAGGCGGAGGTTGAAAATGAGGTTGAGGAGGAGGTTAATGAGGAGGTTCATGAGGAGGTTAATATGGAGGTTGAGGAGGAGGTTCATGAGGTTCAGGTTGAAGTGCAGATGGGGGGTGATGGTTTAAGTGAAT GGAGTGTGGAGGTGAATAATCAGCAAGAGTCTAACCAGGTGGAACATAttgaaaaagagaatgaaagtGAGGAAGAGGAATACAGTGACAGTGAGGAAGATGGTAATTATGTAATTTCGGATAGAGAGACAACAGGAGATGAATGGCAATCAGATGACCTCCTTAGTCTTAATGAAAGTGATGATGAAGGTTGTGTTGATGAAAGTTCAGGTGATGAAGGGGGCAGCTGTGGTCCTTTTGGGACATTTGTCATGCCCAATTCCATGGCTGACTATAGGTGGGATGTGGGCACAAATTTCATAGATAAGGAACATTTCCAAGAAGCCATAATAACTTATGCAGTTCATTCTGGTAGAAACATAAGATGggttaaaaatgataaacaaaGAGTGAGGGTGAAATGTATGGGGGCACAAGGAAAATGTGAATGGTCCGCATCTGCTGCATATATTCCATTACGCAAGACATGGCAACTAAGAAAAGTGGTTGATAGGCATAACTGTTCTAGGGAGTTTAAACTTAAGATTATGAGTGCAAAATGGCTGCGTAAGAAGGTAGAGAAATCTTTGATAGAAAATCCTAAATTCAAGATTAAGGATGTGCGAGAAAAAGGGTTGAGGAAGTGGAATACAAGTATTTCAGTGACTATGGCTCGTAGGGCAAAATCCTTAGCTTCAGACCAAGTGGAAGGGTCATTCAAAGAACAGTTTCGAAGAATACATGATTAtgcttatgaaattttgagatgcAATCCAGGTAGCACAGTCAAAGTTAAAGTGGATGAAATGCAAG TGGCCAGGGATGCTAACGACCATATGCTTCCTCTAGCATACGCCATTGTGGAGGTAGAGAACAAAGAGACTTGGAAATGGTTTTTGGAAATCCTAGTGGATGATCTAGGAGGACCTGAAGTCTGTGGGGGCATGTACATTTATGTCAGATCAACAAAAG GGTTTGTTGCCTGCAATTCAGGAGTTATTACCTGGTGCAGAGCAACGATTTT GGTAATGAGAGATATAAAAAAGGAGAATAAGGATGCTTTCAAGTACCTCATTGCTATACCACCTAG GTTTTGGTCCAGATCAAGATTCACTAGGAATGCTGTCACTGACATAGTAGTAAATAACATGACAGAGGCATTTAACAGTGTGCTTGTTGATGCTAGAAGCAAGCATGTTATCTCAATGTTGGAAGACATACGAATATACATGATGAAGAGATGGCAATCTAAAAGACAAAAGCTGGAAAAAATGGAAGGGCAAATCTGTCCTAAAATTAACAGCAAACTACAAGAAGAATCCAAAAAAACTAGATATTGGATCCCAAG TTGTGCTGGGGGGAAAGTATTTGAAGTTGCACACCTATCAGTGGTAGGTGACAAGTATGTTGTAAACCTAGACACCCAAGATTGCAGCTGCAGGAAGTGGATGATAACTGGCATCCCGTGCTGCCATGCACTTGCTGCCATCAGGTTCTTGAACTTGAATGCAGAAGATTATATCCCCCTATGTTTCAGGAAATCAAGTTTTGAAGAGATGTACAACTCCATTATCTACCCTATCAATGGACAAAACATGTGGCCCACCACTGATTTCCCAGATGTCATGCCTCCACATAAAAGGATTATGCCTGGGCGACCCAAGAAAAAGAGAAGGTTGGAACAATGGGAGTTGAGGAAAGATGACAT AACTGCAGCTTCCCCACAATCACAAATAGGTCTTAAAGCTTGGGTGCGAGAAGAGGGAACACTACGCTGCACGCAGTTATTACAGTATGAAGAAGATGATTGGGTCCGAGACATAGCTGCAACAAAGCTTCAACGTTCCAACCATGAGCAAG AGAAAGATAAGGAAGTAGCGACTTCTCAGGGTGAAATCAAAGCTTTAAGGGCAATTGAGGCTCTCAAGGACAAGGCCATATAA
- the LOC114184257 gene encoding zeatin O-glucosyltransferase-like yields the protein MASNGKSQSNNGLEHAEKEVVAILVPLPAQGHLNPFLHLARLIESHNIPVHFVGTITHIRQVTHRYHSSTANSNIHFHRFEVPPIVSPPPNLNDNAESNGFPSHLLPFFDATFQLREPFRELLQSLSSQAKRVVVIHDAVMAYVAQDATHMPNVENYTFHSSCAFYTALRLWEEIGRPKGLHVPEPIPSREGCFPRRFGDFMNAQSEFHQFSDGIIFNTNRAIEGDYIEFVEGVNGGKKVWALWPFKSLAVEKKDSEGVRHSCVEWLDKQEANSVIYVSFGSTTTLTEEQIQELARGLEQSKQKFIWVLRDADKVDIFDCNAAKRHDLPTGFEERVEGMGLVVRDWAPQLEILSHSSTGGFMSHCGWNSCLESLTMGKPIAAWPVHCDQPRNTILITQVLKVGLVVKDWAKRNVVVSASVVENAVRRLMETKEGDEMRERAVRLKNAIHRSMDEGAVTSTEVDAFIAHITK from the coding sequence ATGGCTTCCAATGGAAAAAGCCAAAGCAATAATGGCCTCGAGCATGCAGAAAAGGAAGTGGTGGCTATTCTGGTACCTTTGCCAGCACAAGGCCATCTCAACCCGTTTCTCCACCTCGCACGCCTAATTGAATCACACAACATACCAGTTCATTTTGTTGGCACAATCACCCACATTCGTCAGGTCACACATCGTTACCACAGCTCCACTGCAAACTCAAACATTCATTTCCATCGCTTTGAAGTCCCTCCCATTGTTTCTCCTCCTCCCAACCTCAACGACAATGCAGAATCCAATGGTTTTCCCTCTCATCTGCTTCCTTTCTTTGACGCCACTTTCCAACTTAGGGAGCCTTTTCGGGAACTTCTTCAGTCTCTATCATCTCAAGCCAAAAGGGTCGTAGTCATACATGACGCCGTCATGGCTTATGTTGCACAAGATGCTACACACATGCCAAATGTTGAGAACTACACTTTTCACTCCTCGTGTGCCTTTTACACCGCCCTTCGCCTTTGGGAGGAAATAGGAAGGCCCAAAGGCTTGCATGTCCCAGAACCGATTCCTTCTCGGGAAGGATGCTTCCCACGTCGATTCGGGGACTTCATGAATGCTCAAAGTGAGTTCCACCAGTTCAGTGATGGCATCATCTTCAACACAAACAGGGCAATTGAAGGTGATTACATTGAGTTTGTGGAGGGTGTGAATGGTGGCAAGAAGGTTTGGGCTTTGTGGCCATTCAAGTCTTTAGCCGTTGAGAAGAAAGATTCAGAAGGAGTTAGGCACTCATGCGTGGAGTGGCTTGATAAACAAGAGGCAAATTCAGTTATATATGTGTCTTTCGGGTCGACAACAACTTTGACGGAGGAGCAAATCCAAGAGCTTGCAAGAGGGTTGGAACAAAGCAAGCAAAAGTTCATTTGGGTGCTGAGAGATGCTGATAAAGTAGACATCTTTGATTGTAATGCGGCAAAAAGGCATGATCTTCCAACTGGGTTTGAAGAGAGAGTTGAGGGCATGGGGCTTGTGGTGAGGGATTGGGCACCCCAATTGGAAATTCTGAGCCACTCTTCAACAGGAGGGTTTATGAGTCACTGTGGATGGAACTCTTGTTTAGAGAGCCTGACCATGGGGAAGCCAATAGCAGCATGGCCTGTGCATTGTGACCAGCCAAGAAACACTATTCTGATAACACAGGTGCTCAAGGTTGGTTTGGTTGTGAAGGATTGGGCCAAAAGGAATGTGGTTGTTAGTGCTTCGGTTGTTGAGAATGCTGTGAGAAGGTTGATGGAAACGAAGGAAGGTGATGAGATGAGAGAGAGAGCAGTGAGGCTTAAAAATGCCATTCATAGGTCCATGGATGAAGGTGCAGTTACTTCCACAGAAGTGGATGCTTTCATTGCTCACATCACAAAATAG